CGAGAAATGCCGCTTGCTAAAGCAGGACCTTGAATATGTAAATTTTCACCAACCTTATATAGGAAAATATAATTTAGAGCGGTGTTTGATAAGTTAACAAAAACCATAGCAAGCATCGGTCTTTTTGTGTCTCCAGTACTTTTGATTACACCGCTTAATAGCATCATTACACCTTGGATTGGTAAAAATACTACTATAATTTTCATATATATATTAGCTTGTTGGATGATTTCCTGGTTTTCTACAGGCATAAAATTTAGTAGTTTAGGCCCGAATAATGTTAGTAAAAAAGTAATAACAATGCTAGTTGTTATCATGAAAAACAAGGATTGGTGTACAATTTCACTAGCTTTTTTGGGGTTTTTGGCTCCAATATATTGAGCTATTAAAATATTGCTCCCAGTAACTAATACCATTAAAACGAGAGTAATTAACCCTAAAAGGGAGTTGGCTGTATTAACACCATTGAACGCAATTTCTCCTAGCTTTCTGCTAATCATTATTGTATCTACCCAACCTATTAATAACTGTAGTGAAGTTTCAACGATTATTGGCCAAGCATAACTTATTATCATTAAAGCTGATTCTTTTTTTAGCCCAAGTTTTGGCAGCATAAACTTATTCCTTTCTGATTCAATAATAAAATATATTATCACTGTGATTGTATTTGAGCAATACTATAATTAAATAAAAAGTAAAAAAATATTATTATAATAGATTAACTTTTGATCATAAGTGAAATAATAATATAGAAACCCCATCTTTTATGGAGGTGTAAATATGTCAAAATTTGAATGTTTAGATTGTGGGCATAAGCATAAAGGAGAGCAAAGGCCAAGAAAATGTCCTCAGTGCAACTGCAAAACTTTTGATAGGTGCAAGTAATATTTTGGGATGTCCTACAGGGCATCCCTTATTATACAAAGAAGGGGATAAAACAACATGTATGATGTAGCTATAATAGGCGGGGGTCCAGCAGGACTTTCAGCAGCTTTAAATTGCAGAATAAGAAATAAAAGTGTTATTCTTTTTGCTCAAGATCCTAAAACTACTGATTTACATAAAGCGGCTCATATGGATAACTATTTGGGATTCCCTAATTCTAATGGAGCATATTTATTAGATAAGTTTTGTCAGCATGTAAATAATTATGATGTTGAGATCAAACAAGAAAAAATTATAGAGATATTTCAAATGGAGCCAGGATTTACTTTAGCTGCTAAAGACGATGTTTATAATTGTAAATCATTGATTCTAGCTACTGGAATTCCAAAGTTTAAAGCAATAAAAGGAGAAGAAAAATATTTGGGTAAGGGTGTAGGGTATTGTGCTACCTGTGATGGGCCGCTATATAAAAACAAAAAAGTTGCGATTGTATCAAAAATAGCAGAGGGTGAGAAAGAAGCAAATTTTTTAGCGGAACTAGCAGATATTGTTTATTATATACCCTTATATAAAAGTAAATTAAGCTTAGCGAAAAATGTTAAAGTATTATATCAAAAACCTAAAGAGGTAAAAGGAAAGCTTAAAGCAGAAGAATTAGTACTAGAAAAAGATGTTTTACATGTGGACGGGGTATTCTTTCTTAGAGAATCGATTCAACCTTCTCAGCTTATAGCAGGGTTAGAGTTTAACAATAAAGCTATAAAAGTAGGTAAAAATATGGCTACCAATATCGAGGGCGTATTTGCAGCTGGTGATTGTACAGGCAAACCATTACAAGTCGCTAAAGCCGTAGGAGAGGGGCAGATAGCAGGTCTATCAGCTGTTTCCTACATTGATGGTCTAAAAACAATCTAAAGTAAAAAACCAGGTGCTAAAGCACCTGGTTTTGCTTATGAGGAGTTGTTTATCTTCTTTTTAACATTTTTCCGACCATAAGCGCAGCTAATGGGACCGCCATGAGCATCCACTTTTTATTGTTAGTTTTTTTTCTACGAAATAGCATCATAGGAATATCCCTCCTCATAATTATAGTGTTTATAAAAAAAGGGATTTATATTCTATAGCTACCTTGTCAAATAATGGTATAGAAGATTATAAGTAGCCATGAGTCCATCAACATGAGTTCTTTCATAACTATGAGAATTATCAACGCCAGGACCAATTAAA
This genomic interval from Proteinivorax tanatarense contains the following:
- a CDS encoding NAD(P)/FAD-dependent oxidoreductase; translated protein: MYDVAIIGGGPAGLSAALNCRIRNKSVILFAQDPKTTDLHKAAHMDNYLGFPNSNGAYLLDKFCQHVNNYDVEIKQEKIIEIFQMEPGFTLAAKDDVYNCKSLILATGIPKFKAIKGEEKYLGKGVGYCATCDGPLYKNKKVAIVSKIAEGEKEANFLAELADIVYYIPLYKSKLSLAKNVKVLYQKPKEVKGKLKAEELVLEKDVLHVDGVFFLRESIQPSQLIAGLEFNNKAIKVGKNMATNIEGVFAAGDCTGKPLQVAKAVGEGQIAGLSAVSYIDGLKTI
- a CDS encoding rubredoxin-like domain-containing protein, whose amino-acid sequence is MSKFECLDCGHKHKGEQRPRKCPQCNCKTFDRCK